The following proteins are co-located in the bacterium genome:
- a CDS encoding ROK family protein, producing MRVGIDLGGTKIAAMALDGRGRELWTGRTATPRDDYDGTLDAIAVLVADAEEARGAEARVGVGMPG from the coding sequence ATGAGGGTCGGAATCGACCTCGGCGGCACGAAGATCGCGGCGATGGCGCTCGACGGGCGCGGGCGCGAGCTGTGGACCGGGCGGACGGCGACGCCGCGCGACGACTACGACGGCACGCTCGACGCGATCGCCGTCCTCGTCGCCGACGCGGAGGAGGCGCGCGGCGCCGAGGCGCGGGTCGGCGTCGGCATGCCGGGC